From a region of the Mesomycoplasma ovipneumoniae ATCC 29419 genome:
- a CDS encoding P110/LppT family adhesin N-terminal domain → MKKFFNFKHFSSKTSNIVIGISSLTIVSGLAISIPLGIYSYNRSYYQKLNEEIQTLSLDQEQNPFKNGLAGLFDNLTVKDNFKNLTAFTALNLAKSKIYNFDLLSLIDLDKLYENEYQITYDLINAQVSGNSIKNIVLFLKSKNDNQIFSKAIDIKNFADENKVVDFSKFEIDEKKSSINIYSKNLISFSEFKSKIQASFSVAQATENQKFIAFEKALLALKGSYNFINSLGNPSFIRNGLTLEPTIVDNNLSFFSEAGKNYLNFDLIDGDKKTPIQLEIKGIATDQEIESEIKSWINDELIPEIKLKPEVQQNLVSKNLSLGSYLYSTQDETNSSLPKKFSELFNYTSNEFSLNTNKLKNYIINIDIILKDLSEISEQDRLNLIKDGKVRLSLSGTLTKRDQQKFIKVLDFKLDTDIKPDLNEFSRIFAKNLPQTKLQDFSLPKALNTPALSSDKLVQIFNEIKESSSRIDTKNPDEKLVSQLYLLDFGKNPTKDSLEEYKNELIEISESSKSQAIQAQTFSDSAEGKSKNEQLTLGKSIWKALNLQHNFISLDVKPEINFEKQSDNFVIEFSLVSTKNNEKLASSKIQINNVLSSQQSAFDVASKFYPTFFLDGKASFSQTSPTESLKIQDLSDNDIHFQDSNSIENKLTHNGFEIKKAFKFMDNSAKTENTSSSSESPKTNPAPFSRVNSGVVYLAFRPKNIKDYKRHYLLSDSNGSGLFIQKVGRSKYVEKSKSIEGKIVGGKVEINSNSSIDAKQIDAKVDEYVIGFDFQQVENFKSYNNHFRQGQDSLHLGLESFLPSLKEKQAVVLGPDSWNIKNRFFSSDIKENSDGFPPNSEYRPLMEIANRTDESRFFSQEFRNSSPFVGQKINPIIEQDQDILLEIIKTPWSFEITAYSSSNNQLNSPFSVSLNAKTIYNVNHLTGVWTPFPNFFNLDWAQIGPNPEKMTANPSASESDLTQSQNSNGSIILKGLAVYNNSQLTSPLGKPAREEIKRSFINAYLK, encoded by the coding sequence ATGAAAAAGTTCTTCAATTTTAAGCATTTTTCAAGTAAAACATCAAATATAGTTATCGGAATTTCATCTTTAACAATAGTTAGCGGGCTTGCTATTTCAATTCCCTTAGGAATTTATTCTTATAATCGTTCTTACTATCAAAAATTAAATGAAGAAATTCAAACATTGAGTTTAGATCAAGAACAAAATCCTTTTAAAAATGGGCTAGCTGGTTTGTTTGATAATTTGACAGTTAAAGACAATTTTAAAAATTTAACCGCATTTACCGCACTAAATTTGGCAAAAAGCAAAATTTATAATTTTGACCTTTTATCATTAATAGATCTTGATAAATTATATGAAAATGAATATCAAATTACTTATGATTTGATAAATGCGCAAGTTAGTGGAAATTCGATAAAAAATATTGTCTTATTTTTAAAATCAAAAAATGACAATCAAATTTTTTCAAAAGCAATTGATATCAAAAATTTTGCTGATGAAAATAAAGTTGTTGATTTTTCAAAATTTGAAATTGATGAAAAAAAGTCATCAATTAATATATATTCAAAAAATTTAATTAGTTTTTCTGAGTTTAAATCTAAAATTCAAGCTAGTTTTAGCGTTGCTCAAGCCACAGAAAACCAAAAATTTATTGCATTTGAAAAAGCACTTTTAGCACTCAAAGGAAGTTATAATTTTATAAATAGTTTAGGAAATCCGTCCTTTATTCGCAATGGTTTGACTCTTGAACCGACAATTGTTGACAATAATCTTAGTTTTTTTTCTGAAGCTGGCAAAAATTACCTTAATTTTGACTTAATTGATGGCGATAAAAAAACACCAATTCAGCTTGAAATAAAAGGAATTGCTACCGATCAAGAAATTGAATCAGAAATAAAATCCTGAATAAATGATGAGTTAATTCCTGAAATAAAATTAAAACCTGAAGTCCAGCAAAATCTTGTTAGCAAAAATTTATCGCTTGGATCATATTTGTATTCAACTCAAGATGAAACAAACAGCTCACTACCAAAAAAATTTTCAGAATTATTTAATTACACCAGCAATGAATTTAGTCTAAATACTAATAAATTAAAAAATTACATCATAAATATAGATATTATTCTTAAAGATTTGTCTGAAATTAGTGAACAAGATCGCCTAAATTTAATTAAAGACGGAAAAGTTCGCTTAAGTTTAAGTGGAACCTTAACAAAAAGAGACCAACAAAAATTTATAAAAGTTTTAGATTTTAAATTGGACACTGATATCAAACCTGATCTAAACGAATTTTCACGTATTTTTGCAAAGAATTTACCTCAAACTAAATTACAAGATTTTTCTTTACCAAAAGCTTTAAATACTCCGGCGCTTAGTTCGGATAAATTGGTTCAAATATTTAATGAAATTAAGGAATCATCTAGTCGAATTGACACCAAAAATCCTGATGAAAAATTAGTTAGTCAGCTTTATTTGCTTGATTTTGGTAAAAATCCAACCAAAGATTCGCTTGAAGAGTATAAAAATGAGTTAATAGAAATTTCAGAAAGTTCAAAATCCCAAGCAATTCAAGCCCAAACTTTTTCAGATTCAGCTGAAGGCAAAAGTAAAAATGAACAATTAACTTTAGGAAAATCTATCTGAAAAGCTTTAAATTTACAGCATAATTTTATTTCACTTGATGTCAAACCAGAAATAAATTTTGAAAAACAAAGTGATAATTTTGTTATTGAATTTTCACTGGTTTCCACTAAAAACAACGAAAAATTGGCCTCTTCAAAAATCCAAATTAATAATGTTTTAAGTTCACAACAAAGCGCCTTTGATGTTGCTTCCAAATTTTATCCAACCTTTTTCCTTGACGGGAAAGCTAGTTTTTCACAAACTTCACCAACTGAATCGCTAAAAATTCAAGACTTATCTGATAATGACATTCATTTTCAGGATAGTAATTCTATCGAAAATAAACTAACCCACAATGGTTTTGAAATCAAAAAAGCCTTTAAATTCATGGATAATTCAGCAAAAACCGAGAATACTTCTAGTTCATCTGAGTCACCAAAAACAAATCCCGCCCCATTTTCGCGAGTTAATTCAGGAGTTGTTTACCTTGCTTTTAGACCAAAAAATATTAAGGATTATAAAAGACATTATTTACTTTCAGACTCAAATGGTAGTGGACTTTTCATTCAAAAAGTTGGAAGATCTAAATATGTTGAAAAATCAAAATCAATTGAAGGAAAAATTGTAGGCGGTAAAGTAGAAATTAATTCCAATTCTTCAATAGATGCCAAACAGATTGATGCAAAAGTTGACGAATATGTTATTGGTTTTGATTTTCAACAAGTTGAAAATTTTAAATCGTATAATAATCATTTTCGCCAAGGTCAAGATTCACTACATTTAGGATTAGAATCATTTTTACCTTCTTTAAAAGAAAAACAAGCTGTTGTTCTTGGCCCTGATTCTTGAAATATAAAAAATAGGTTTTTTTCGTCAGATATAAAGGAAAATTCTGATGGTTTTCCGCCTAATTCTGAATATCGGCCATTAATGGAAATTGCAAATCGTACCGATGAAAGCCGTTTTTTTTCACAAGAATTTCGAAATTCTTCGCCATTTGTTGGCCAAAAAATTAATCCAATAATTGAACAAGACCAGGATATTCTCCTCGAAATTATTAAAACCCCTTGATCTTTTGAAATTACAGCTTATTCTTCGTCAAATAATCAACTAAATTCGCCATTTTCAGTTAGTTTAAATGCCAAAACAATTTATAATGTAAACCATTTAACTGGCGTGTGAACCCCATTTCCTAATTTTTTCAATCTTGATTGAGCTCAAATTGGTCCTAATCCTGAAAAAATGACAGCTAACCCTAGCGCAAGTGAATCAGATTTAACTCAAAGTCAAAATTCAAATGGTTCTATAATTCTTAAAGGGCTTGCTGTCTATAATAATTCTCAATTGACTAGCCCTTTAGGAAAACCAGCTCGCGAAGAAATCAAACGTTCTTTTATTAATGCATATTTAAAATAA